The following nucleotide sequence is from Nitrospira sp..
GGCGAAGCGGGAGGCGGCGAAAGCGAAGAAAAAGCAAACGAAGGCCGACTTGAAAGCAAAGAAGGAACACATGAAAGCCAAGGTCAAGGCCAAGAAAGACGCGGCTCGCGCGAAGGCGGCAGAAGCGAGGAGTATGGCCGACGATGCGGCTCACGAGGCCGGCGGGATGAAGAACGACGTCACGGGGGCGATGCGGAACTAAAGTCGGCCGGTTGGCTGAGAGCCGGATAACGCTGATATTCGACAATTGCGGCCTGTGATCGGGAAATGTCCGATCACAGGCCTTGTTGTTCTGTCTGCCTCAGTTGTTGCGGCGGGCGGGCTCTGCTAGAATCCTCGCCGTATGAAAGTCGCCACCTTCAACGTCAACTCACTGCGCAAGCGTCTCCCTATCGTGCTGCAGTGGCTCGAACGCCATCAGCCTGATGTGCTCTGTTTGCAGGAAACAAAAGTTCAGGACAGCGAATTTCCGCTGACTGCGCTCGCCTCCTCCGGTTACGAGATTACGTTCCGGGGTATGAAAGCCTACAACGGAGTTGCGATTCTCAGCCGAACGAAGCCTGAAGCAGTCTGGCATGGGTTCGATGACGGGGGGGAAGCAGAGGATGCACGGCTCTTACGCGTGGTGATTCAAGGCATCCCGATCATCAACACGTATGTTCCGCAGGGTTTCGAGATCGAATCGCCCAAGTACCAATATAAACTGGGTTGGTACGACCGGTTACGAAAGCATTTCGAAACTCATCTTTCCCCGAAGGAGCCGGCGATCTGGTGTGGAGACATGAATGTGGCCCCAAGACCCATTGATGTCCACAGCCCGGAGAAA
It contains:
- the xth gene encoding exodeoxyribonuclease III, which codes for MKVATFNVNSLRKRLPIVLQWLERHQPDVLCLQETKVQDSEFPLTALASSGYEITFRGMKAYNGVAILSRTKPEAVWHGFDDGGEAEDARLLRVVIQGIPIINTYVPQGFEIESPKYQYKLGWYDRLRKHFETHLSPKEPAIWCGDMNVAPRPIDVHSPEKHLKHVCYHEDARNAYGKTVAWGFEDVFCKLYPDRQQFTFFDYRAPSALAANKGWRIDHILATPPLAQKCQRVDVDLEPRRAADPSDHTVLWAEFST